The DNA window CTACGTCAGTAGCAACAATCAATGGCTCCAAAATCGTGTTTTCCGGCATCAACTCCCTTAGAAGAATAGCTACCAAATATGGCTCTTCCTCCTTCACCGTAACCAATACTCCACACCCTGATTTGTTTCCCTGTATACTGCTTGCAAAGCTCTGGCAAAACAATCTCTCCAAGCACTGCAAAGGTCAAAGATCCCCGGGAGAACTCGCTCACATTAATAACCAGCCACCGAAGAAGGACATCTATTTCCTCATAATGTTCTGGGAGATAGTCAAGGTAGCACGAATAATCTTCAAACCCCAAAGCGTTAAGGCGGAACCGTATCCCGTGTAAAACGGTATCCTGACGGTAAAGAGTAAAGTCAATACTCCTTTTTTCCTTTAAATACGAATAAAAGACATCAAGAAGTTCCTCCAATTCGTCCCCCTCCGGAATCATTATATCAGTTTATCGCCTCTCGGATTTAGAGTGGAACTGCCGGAACAATTATTAAACCTTCTTGAGGAAAATTCTCTGGGAATAAACCAGCCGAAAGTCAGTTTTCGTTAGTAGAACCATCATGCAGGGGAGGGGGAAAGTGCGGTGGGTTTTTGTCTTTCCAGGTTTGCTGCTTCTTGCCTTTTTTGTGGTCTTTCCCAGCATCGGCATCGAAGCTGCCACATACTGGCATTTTACCATTCAAGCCCAAGGAGATGATGGGGAAGAAGAATGGCTCTGGGTGACGTTGCGCGAGGTGTCCAAAAAAACCTACCACGCCCAGATTCACCAGAAGGTTCTGAGCCTGGGTGGGAAAGGATTGAGTGGGGCTCGCCTCATCCAGGTTCGGTCTAAGGCCTGGCGTCAAGCCTATCGAACTGAGGAAAGTTTTTCCTGTGACACCTATCTTCCTAAATTTGGAAAGCACCTCAAATACTGGCAGGAAAGCTGGAGCAACTGGGTTTTTTGTCAGGGCCAGATTTTACCTCTCAGTGCCGAAGAAAAAACTCTCCACTTTTCACCCTATTTCGAACTCAGCCTTATGCGCGCTCGCGACGTCCAGAAAATACTCAACCGGGAGAGACGATTCCTCACCATCACAGAACTTCCGGGAGAGGAAGTGAAAGGAAAGTTTAATATCTATTCAATTGAGTACCTTGATCCGCTCGTCCACTATGAGGATACCTGCCGTTCTAAAAAATGGGCAGAACACTATCGTCCAATTTTTCTACGCCTTGACCTTCACAGTGGATACCGGGAGATCGGAAAAGGCTTTGCCACCGTCGAAGTCCTTGACCATTTGATTCTCACCTATTCTCTGTACCGGTCTCATTCCCCGGAACACCGCTTCTTTGGAAAAAAAATTGCCAATTTCGGCAATATTCAGGAATTCTTCATTAGCCAGGAACTGGCTTTCGAGGAAGCACTGCTCGGTGAAGAAGAAACCGAAAGCGGTAATGAAACTATAGGCTTCCTTGAAGAAAATACAGAAACTGAGATAGACGAAGAAATCATGGTATTTACCGAAGAAGAAACCAGCGAAGAGGTGATGACATTCACCCCAGAAGAAATCGATCTATCGCAGGAAGAAGGTGTGGAAGTAATCCAGCACCAGGGGGAAACCCCAGAAGATGTGATGGTCTTCACCGAAGAAGATACAAGATAAAATTCCACCTTTCTTTCACACAGCGCAATGAACCCGACCCCGAAATGATAGCACATTGTTATATTATTAACTATTTATAAAATACTATCCCTCTTTTATATATTTTTATCACTCTCTCGGAGGAGGGATACCATGAAACGTTTGAAACCCAATTTACCTCGAAAAATTTAGGAGTTCCCCGACGGCCAGCTCCGGCTGGTTAACTGGCGGGAAATACCACCCATGGAACTCAGCAACTGGGCCGGACTCCACGGTAAGATGGAAACCGAACTCATCGTGTGCAAGGAAACTACCGGTTCCAAAATGGTGGTGGTGGGTCGTTCGGTTTTCTTTCCCGGAGCCTATCATGATTCCCACTTTCATCTTTACGCCGAGAAAGTCCTTTACTGTCTTAGTGGCAAAGGCGTTGCCGGAAGTGGGGATAAAGAGTACCTTCTCACCCCTGGTGACGTCCAGTTCGCCGCGGTGGGGGAAACACACTGGCTTCGCAATCCCTTCTTGGAACCCCCTGGAATTTATCTGGATATACAGTGGCAATGGAGTGAACATGCCCAGTGAAAGTGGATACTGTGTTTCGGACCTCTTCAAAGAGGCCGAGGAAATCATCAGAAAAAAATCAGATTCCTGAATAAGGAAGGATAACATGGAGAGCTTAGCACTGAAAGCTCAGAGCGTGCTTCGTCTTTTCTCTCTAGAAGGAAGGGTTGCCTTAGTGACTGGGGGTGGCAAAGGCCTTGGGGAAGCCATGGCCTACGCTCTTGCCGGGGCCGGGGTCCATGTAGCCGTCGCCGGGAAAACCCTTGCTAACGTAGAAAGAGTAGCTCGGGAGATCTCCGCCATGGGAAGGCATTCCCTGGCCGTCGAAGTTGAAGTAAGGGACAAACGACAGGTAGAAAAAATGGTGGCTCAGGTGGTGTAAGAATTTGGACGCCTTAACATCCTCATCAACAACGCCGGTTTTGCCGATGTACAAACCATTACTGAATTCCCCCTGGAACTGTGGGAGTACATCATGGACGTTAACGCCAAAGGAACATTCCTCTGTGCTCAGGAAGCCGCCAAAGTAATGTTGAAGCAGAAAAAGGGGGAAATCATCAACATTTCTTCTTTGCAAGGTTCAGTGGGAAGACCCAAAGACCCCGCGTATGCCGCCAGCAAAGCAGCAGTCAATCTCATGACCATGTCTATGGCCTGTGAATGGGTAAAAGAGGGAATCTGTGTCAATGCCATTGCTCCCACCTGGTGCTGGACAGACCTTACTGTACCTCATCTGCAAAAAGAAAATTTCTACCAGGCCCTGCAAAAAAGAATTCCCCAGGGAAGAGCTCGCAATCGTGAGGACCTTTTTGGCATAGTGGTTTTCCTGGCTTCCGATGCTTCAGATTTCATAAACGGAGCCATCATTCCTGTGGACGGAGGGGCCATCGCTTGCGACGGCTTCCCTGAAGTTGAAGACCCTGGAGAATAACTCTTTTGCCCCAGGCTCATCCACCTGGGGCAATTTCCAACCCTTTCATTCGCCGGCTGTGGTCAGGCGCATCCCTTCAATAAAGTACCGCTGCAACAGCGCAAAAAGGAGAATGGTGGGAACAGACGCCATAAGCGCTCCGGCCATAAGGCTGGGAATGTCGGTTCCCGAACCAGCCCGAAAACCCTGGAGCTGCGCGAGACCCACCATGATTGGCCGAACACCGGCAGAGCGGGTAAGGACCATTCCAAACATGAGGTCGTTCCATATCCAGGTAAACTGGAAGAGAAACAGAACCGCAATGGCTGACCTGGAAAGCGGAAGATATATTTTCCAGTACACTTTGAAGTTGGAACACCCGTCGAGCTTCGCTGCTTCCAGAACCTCTCCAGGCAAGGTCAAAAAATAGTTTCGGAAAATAAACGTGCAGAAAGGAATACAAATAGCAATATAGAAAAGGCTCATGCCGAAAAAGGTATCATAAAGACCCGTGGAAATATACATCTTGAAAAGAGGAATGAGATAAATCTGAAAAGGGAAAATGGTTCCACTCCAGATGATGAAAAACCAGCTGAAAGCACCTTTGACTTTCAATCTGGCAATACTGAAAGATGCCAAAGAAGAAAGGAATATGGCTCCCCAGGATCCCAAAAGGCCATAAATAAGGCTATTGATGAAATACCTTCCCAGTTTGGCCTGATTCCAAGCTTTCACCAGGTTAGGACCAAAAAAGTTCCGGGAGGGTAATTGCCAGAATTTTTGCGCTCCAAACTCCTGATTGCTCTTGAAGGCCAAAAGCAGGGTGGGCCAGATGGGAAGAATCCACAAAAATCCGAGCACAACCATTATGGTATAGATAATGAGGTTCCTTGTTTTCATAGTTCTATCTCCTCAATAGTGAACTTCCCGTTTGGTCACTTCCCGGACGTATATCCAGGAAACAAAAAGAACCACCACCGAAAGAAAAATGGCAATGGCTGCTCCGTAACCCATGTGGAAAAGCACAAACGATTCCCGAAACATCGACACAGCCAGGGTTTCAGAAGAACGATATGGACCACCGTCCGTCATCACATAGATAATATCAAAGATATTGAACGAATTAATGAGACTCATTGCTACCACCACGGTGGTAATGGTTCGAAGCATAGGGAAAACTACGTAGCGAAATGTCTGCCACTCAGTGGCTCCGTCAATTTTGCAGGCTTCAACTGGTTCAGTGGGTATGGTCTGAAGGCCAATAAGGAAAATGACCATATTCATCCCCACTGTTTTCCAGGTCCAAGCCCAGATCATGGCATAGGTATTCAGAGGCACTTCAGACAACCAGGAACGGCCTGGAAACCCTAAAAGACGTAACAGGGTATTGGCTACTCCAAGATCTGGAGAGTACATCCAAAGCCAGATGAGACCGGTTGTTACCGCAGAAATGGTAAGCGGAATGTAGAAAAGAGACTTAAACAAATTGGCCAGACGGATGCGGTTGACGAAATACGCTACCAGAAGTCCCAGCAAGACAGAAAAAGCCAGAGTAAAGATAACCCAGATAACGGTATTTCTGAGGGAAGTCAGAAAAACATGATCTCGAACAAACTGAAGATAATTACCAAAACCGATAAACTTGGGAATACCCAAACCATCCCATTTGGTAAAACTCACAACCACGGTATACCCAGCAGGGATCAAAAGAAAAATAACCACCATGGCCAGAGCCGGAAGAATAAAGAGATAACTGCTGAGCTTCTCTCCTACCAATTGTATACCTCCCAGCATTGAAAAAGGGGGCTATATAGCCCCCTTTTTCAATGAGAACTCCAATACGTATCAGCAACCTTCTGCAAATCTCCCAGGATTTGTTCCATTTTCCCTGGATTCAAAATGAATTCTGCAAACTTGTCGACCGCCTCCTCACAGATGTCAGTAGGGGTAGCTTCCCAGAAACGGTTAATCAGACGATAATTTTCCTGCGCAACTTGCTTGACGATGTTCTGCATAGGTACTGAGAGGAAATCTGCCGAAGTTTTTTTATTCGCAGGAACAAACCCCATGAGTTTACACCACTTGTACTGGGTCTCAGGACTCAACCACCAATCGGCAATCTGTAAAGCTTTTTCCTTACCGGGGGCATTTTTACCAAGAAGCATGGGTGCTGCTTCATAAATAATGACCTTTCCCACCTTGGGATCAATGGAAGGAAGGATAAAAGCACCCACGTCTTTCCCAACCGTAAGTCCCATCTGAATTAACTGACCCTCGTACCAGTTCCCAATCAAAATCATACCTGCTTTGCCCTGAGCCATAAGACGGGGATAATCGGCAAAAATGTCAGTAGCCGGATCCGAAAAGTACCCTTTTTCAATCATTTCCCTCCACAGGGTAAAAACCCTTTTGACTGGCTCATCGGTGTACTTTGCCTTACCCACCATGAGGTCAATGTACACATCGGGGTTAGTCCGAATCATGAGGTCTTCAAAATAAATGAAAGTGGGCCATCTTCCCTGAACCGTGCTACCTAAGGGAACAATACCATTGGCCTTCAGGACATCACAAATTTTGATGAATTCTTCCCAGGTTTTGGGTTCCTCCAACCCAAATTTCTGAAACACCGGAACACTGTAATACACAACCCAGTAAGCCAGGTTAGTGGGCACACCATAAACCTTTCCGTCGAATTCGAACGCATCCTTGAAGGCCAAATCGTACTCATCCCTGTGTTTTTCCCACAGAGCTGTCACATCTTCCACAAGTCCGGTATCCACCAGCGGTTTCATACGAAAATCCGACCACCAGGTAAAAAGTTCCGGCGCCTTACCAGTTGGAAGAGCGGTCCTCACTGCAGACATAAATACATCCGTAGTAGGAAAAGGAGTGGGCGTGAACGCGATTCCCAGTTCCTCAGCACAGATCCTGGCCATTTCGGTAAACAGGGTTTGCCAGTCAGGTGCACCTCCCTTATCGTGCATCAGAACAATTTCCTGTGCCCAGAGTTGAAACTGAAAAGCAAAAATACCCAGGAAAACCATAACCACCAACCAACAGAATCTTTTCATAAAAATCCCTCCTCAAGCAGATTTTTGGAAAAGAACGCTTACAGTAATTACACAGAAAGCAAGGAATTCAATAAATAGCCTAAATAACTCTTAACGTAGAACCGCTGTCTTTCGCTCTCCATTCTTCTCAAAGACATTTTTGCTTGGGGTACTCGTCCAACGGGTATTTGACTTTCTTCCTTTCTTCCCTTACAATCCAGAAAAAAACCTGCGGGAGGTTACCATCTTTGGAACGAGAAAGAACCCAAAGAAAAATCATGCTCGGTAACGAAGCTTTTGCCCGGGGGGCTTATGAAGGTGGCGTAGAAGTTGCGGCCGGTTACCCCGGAACACCGAGTACCGAGATTCTTGAATTCCTCAGCAAGTATTCCACCGTTCATTCCCGATGGTGTCCAAACGAGAAGGTTGCTTTTGAAGTCGCCGCTGGAGCTGCGATTGGAGGAAAAAGAGGACTGGCAACCATGAAACACGTGGGATTAAACGTCGCCAGCGATGCCCTGATGACTCTGGCCTATACCGGGGTTAACGCCGGATTTGTTTGCATCGTAGCCGATGACCCAGGAATGCATTCTTCCCAAAATGAACAGGATTCCAGAAACTATGCTCTCTTTGCCAAGGTTCCCTACCTTGAACCGGCCAACAGCCAGGAAGCACTGCTTTTCGCCCGCCTGGCCTTTACCATCTCAGAAGAATTCGATACTCCGGTGCTCATCCGTTCCACCACCCGGGTTTCACACAGTAGAAGTGTGGTAGAAATCGGAGAACGAGAAACAGTTCCGGTGCGACCATACCAAAAGTGTGCCCCAAAGTTTGTGATGATTCCGGCGTTTGCCCGCGAACGGCGAAAAGTTTTGGAAGAACGGCTACAGAAACTCCAGCAATGGGTCGAAGAAACTCCCCTCAATCAAGTAGAGCTTCGCGACCCATCTTTGGGAATCATCACGGGGGGAGTCCTCTACGACTACCTCCGGGAAATCGCTCCTTCGGTTTCCATCCTCAAATTAGGGGTTGGCTACCCCTTACCAGTGCAAAAAATCCGGGAATTCGCTCAACAGGTTAAGCGACTTGTCATTCTTGAGGAACTGGACCCCATCTGGGAAAGAGAACTCAAAGCGCTGGGAATACCGGTTGAGGGAAGAAATCTGTTTCCCGGTATTGGCGAGATTACACCTGATACCATCATCGAATGCCTGTTTCCGGAAAAGAAACGAGAATATGTGGAAGTGAACGAATATCTTCCCCGACCACCGGTCCTCTGTGCCGGTTGCCCACATCGCGGTGTCTTCAAGGTCCTGAAAGACCTGAGTGCCACCGTTTGTGGCGATATCGGTTGTTATACCTTAGGAACCTTGCCACCGCTTTCCTCCATGGATACCTGCATCTGCATGGGTGCCTCCATTTCTATGGCTGAGGGCATTAAACTCGCTCATCCTGAACGCCCAGTCGTGGCTGTGCTCGGTGATTCAACCTTTATTCATGCCGGTATTCCACCACTGATTGATGTTGTATACAATAAAACCCCCATTGTGGTCCTCATTCTTGACAACGGCACCACGGCCATGACTGGTGGACAAGAACATCCTGCCACGGGGAAAACACTTTCTGGGGAAGATACTGTGCGCCTTGACTTTCCGGCTCTGGGACAAGCCATTGGGATTCCCCGGGTCGAACGGGTCAATGCCTACCACATCGAAAAATTACGTACCCTGCTTCAGGAAGCCTTTCTCGCTCAGCACCCCACCCTCCTCATTATCGAAGGACTATGTCAACTCAAAAAGAGAGAACGGCATACCCCTTTTGCTGTGCAGGATACCTTCTGTCTTCACTGTGGCCTGTGCGTGAGCACTGGTTGTCCCGCCATCGAAAATGGAGATGTCATTCGCATCATTTTCGAGCGTTGTGCTGGATGCAGCATCTGTGCCCAACTTTGTCCCTTTGAAGCCATTAAAGAGGTACAAACGCCATGAAAGGGAGCATCATCCTTTGCGGAGTCGGAGGAATGGGAATTCTCAAAGCGAGCGAAATCATTGCTGAGGTCCTACTTCAGAGCGGATTCCTTGTAAGACAATCTGAAGTTCACGGAATGGCCCAGCGTGGTGGGAGCGTTGTGACTCATCTGCGTTTTGGAAAAGAGGCGTACGCTCCGCTCCTTTCAAAAGGCGAAGCAGACTTCATGCTTGCCTTTGAGGAAATGGAAACTCTACGTTATCTCCAATACCTCAAAAAGGGTGGCATCGTTCTCCTCAACACCATCCGTATATGTCCACCGGGCATTGAAATGAAACAGTATCCTCAAGAAATCGCCAAAATACTTCAGACCCACGGATTTACCGTAATTCCTCTCAATGTTACCGAAATCAGCCTCCAGATTGGTGATATCCGTACCACCAACACGGTACTTTTGGGGGGACTGAGCGCGATCTTCCCGGTTAACGATTTATGTATTTGGAAAAAAGCGGTCGAGAAGATACTGGCTGGGAAAAATCTCTCCCAAAACCTCATTGCCTTTGAGGCGGGAAGACGGTACGTCGAATCTCTGCCATCCCCAATGGAATCGAAATTCCCATGGGCCTGAACATGGAAAAATATTCCAGCCGTGTTTCCCAAAGACCACAGAAACAAACTTTTGACGCGTGCACCACTCAAGGAAAATCCTTGTATTTCTTAGCTCCTTCCTTCCGTACACTCCGTATCCCCAGCAACGACATCGCTCCGGCAATCCCCTATTTTCTCGCACTTACTGATCTTGGCTTATCCTGGACTATTCCCAAGGAGGACAATCAGCTGTGAACAACATCCGCAAGGCCTGGACGGTGGTCATTGCCGGTTTCGGCGTCAACCTCACTTTAGGATTCCTCTACTCTTGGGGAGTCATCGCTTCAACACTTTCCGACCAGCTAGGATGGAGTGCCTTTCAAACCCAAATTCCGTACATGGTGGCATCAATCCTGTTTGCCCTTTCCATGATCCCAGGGGGACGTATCCAAGACCGCAAAGGTCCCAGGATTCCACTCTGGCTCGCCAGTGCCCTGGCTGGAACGGGTTTCTTTCTGGCTTCACGTTTTTTAAGCGTTACTGGTTTAACACTCTTCTTCGGAATATTCTTTGGTCTGGCGATGGGTTTTGGGTATGCAGCGCCCACTCCTGCAGCGGTCAAATGGTTTCATCTCCAAAACCGGGGACTGATTTCTGGAATCGTAGTAAGTGGTTATGGCCTTGCTCCTATTTATATCGCACCCCTTTCTCACTTCTTACTTTCCCGTTATGGCATCGAAGGTACATTTATTATTTTCAGTCTCCTTCTTACCACTATCCTCTTTGTACTTTCGCTTCTCCTTACCAATCCTCCACCCTCTTTTTCTCCAGTACTTCTCTCTTTTGGTCGAAAAATAATTCTCCCAACCACCAGGGATTACTCTGTAACCGAGATGATGCGTACCAAAACTTTCCTGAAACTGTGGGTTCTGTTCTTTCTGGGCACTTTTTCAGGACTTTTGGTCATCGGTCAGATGTCCAAGATTGCTCAGGAAGTGGCGGGTATCGAACAGGGATTTCTTTCGGTCATGTTCTATGCCCTGGCCAATTTTCTGGGACGCCTGAGCTGGGGTTCTCTTTCTGACCGCATTGGACGAATCAAATCACTACTCATTACATTTGCCATACAAGCCGGTATCTTTTTCGTCTTCGAAAAAATGACCAATCCTACCCTACTACTCTTTGCGAAGTCTTGTGTCGGCTTTACTTTTGGTGGTATGCTGGCTCTCTTTCCAGCACTCTGTGCTGATTTCTTTGGTCTCAAAAACTTAGGGCTCAATTATGGAATCCTCTTTACAGCCTGGGGAGTCGGGGGTGTGATTGGCCCATTCATCGGAGGTTTCTCTCGCGACCTCACGGGTAGCCACACCCTAAGTTTTCTCATTTCTGGATGCGCAAGCGTTTTGGGAATCATTGTAAGCATCTTTCTCCAAAGGTCTCAGCACCCAAAACAAGTTTTTTAAGGGGAGGTGAGGGATCTGTCCTTGGCCGATTGGATAAAAAGGGTAAAGAAGAAATGGATTCTAACTGTGTTCTTGTTTACTGGAATGCTCTATGCATGGCAAAGCTTTGTTTTTGCGTCCTCTCCGATTCGGGGTGTATGGATCGATACGAAAAGCATTCCTTCAGCTCGCGAAGGTATTGCCAGTATGTTAGAGCGCCTCAAGGAAGCTCACTTCACTACAATTTTCCTGGAATCGTTTTACAATGGGAAGACTATTTACCCCTCCCAGTTTCTCGCCTCTCTGGGTTTTTCTCCGCAGATGGACGCCTTTGCTCAGTTTGGGATTGACCCTTTGCAAATCTTCCTTGAAGAGGCCCATAAAAGAGGGATCGAAGTTCATGCCTGGATGCATATCTTTTACATCAGTCGCAACGAACCAGGAGAACTCCTGAGCCACTTTCCCCACTGGGCTGTGGTCGGCAAAGATGGAAAACCGGGCTACCAGAGCGGGACGAACTTCCTCTACTGGTTATGTCCCTTAGAGAAAGAGGTACAGGATTTTTATCAGAAACTCTTAGAAGAGCTGGCTGAACGATATCCCCTTGATGGCATCCAGCTCGACTATTACCGTTTTCCAGAACCAACCCTTATCGACACCTGTTATGCTGAAAAACATCGCCGTGAATTCTTAAACCAATACGGCATTGATCCGATCAGTATTGACCCCCTCGAGGAT is part of the Atribacterota bacterium genome and encodes:
- a CDS encoding cupin domain-containing protein, whose product is MELSNWAGLHGKMETELIVCKETTGSKMVVVGRSVFFPGAYHDSHFHLYAEKVLYCLSGKGVAGSGDKEYLLTPGDVQFAAVGETHWLRNPFLEPPGIYLDIQWQWSEHAQ
- a CDS encoding carbohydrate ABC transporter permease produces the protein MKTRNLIIYTIMVVLGFLWILPIWPTLLLAFKSNQEFGAQKFWQLPSRNFFGPNLVKAWNQAKLGRYFINSLIYGLLGSWGAIFLSSLASFSIARLKVKGAFSWFFIIWSGTIFPFQIYLIPLFKMYISTGLYDTFFGMSLFYIAICIPFCTFIFRNYFLTLPGEVLEAAKLDGCSNFKVYWKIYLPLSRSAIAVLFLFQFTWIWNDLMFGMVLTRSAGVRPIMVGLAQLQGFRAGSGTDIPSLMAGALMASVPTILLFALLQRYFIEGMRLTTAGE
- a CDS encoding sugar ABC transporter permease, with the translated sequence MVGEKLSSYLFILPALAMVVIFLLIPAGYTVVVSFTKWDGLGIPKFIGFGNYLQFVRDHVFLTSLRNTVIWVIFTLAFSVLLGLLVAYFVNRIRLANLFKSLFYIPLTISAVTTGLIWLWMYSPDLGVANTLLRLLGFPGRSWLSEVPLNTYAMIWAWTWKTVGMNMVIFLIGLQTIPTEPVEACKIDGATEWQTFRYVVFPMLRTITTVVVAMSLINSFNIFDIIYVMTDGGPYRSSETLAVSMFRESFVLFHMGYGAAIAIFLSVVVLFVSWIYVREVTKREVHY
- a CDS encoding extracellular solute-binding protein, translating into MKRFCWLVVMVFLGIFAFQFQLWAQEIVLMHDKGGAPDWQTLFTEMARICAEELGIAFTPTPFPTTDVFMSAVRTALPTGKAPELFTWWSDFRMKPLVDTGLVEDVTALWEKHRDEYDLAFKDAFEFDGKVYGVPTNLAYWVVYYSVPVFQKFGLEEPKTWEEFIKICDVLKANGIVPLGSTVQGRWPTFIYFEDLMIRTNPDVYIDLMVGKAKYTDEPVKRVFTLWREMIEKGYFSDPATDIFADYPRLMAQGKAGMILIGNWYEGQLIQMGLTVGKDVGAFILPSIDPKVGKVIIYEAAPMLLGKNAPGKEKALQIADWWLSPETQYKWCKLMGFVPANKKTSADFLSVPMQNIVKQVAQENYRLINRFWEATPTDICEEAVDKFAEFILNPGKMEQILGDLQKVADTYWSSH
- the iorA gene encoding indolepyruvate ferredoxin oxidoreductase subunit alpha, with product MLGNEAFARGAYEGGVEVAAGYPGTPSTEILEFLSKYSTVHSRWCPNEKVAFEVAAGAAIGGKRGLATMKHVGLNVASDALMTLAYTGVNAGFVCIVADDPGMHSSQNEQDSRNYALFAKVPYLEPANSQEALLFARLAFTISEEFDTPVLIRSTTRVSHSRSVVEIGERETVPVRPYQKCAPKFVMIPAFARERRKVLEERLQKLQQWVEETPLNQVELRDPSLGIITGGVLYDYLREIAPSVSILKLGVGYPLPVQKIREFAQQVKRLVILEELDPIWERELKALGIPVEGRNLFPGIGEITPDTIIECLFPEKKREYVEVNEYLPRPPVLCAGCPHRGVFKVLKDLSATVCGDIGCYTLGTLPPLSSMDTCICMGASISMAEGIKLAHPERPVVAVLGDSTFIHAGIPPLIDVVYNKTPIVVLILDNGTTAMTGGQEHPATGKTLSGEDTVRLDFPALGQAIGIPRVERVNAYHIEKLRTLLQEAFLAQHPTLLIIEGLCQLKKRERHTPFAVQDTFCLHCGLCVSTGCPAIENGDVIRIIFERCAGCSICAQLCPFEAIKEVQTP
- a CDS encoding indolepyruvate oxidoreductase subunit beta gives rise to the protein MKGSIILCGVGGMGILKASEIIAEVLLQSGFLVRQSEVHGMAQRGGSVVTHLRFGKEAYAPLLSKGEADFMLAFEEMETLRYLQYLKKGGIVLLNTIRICPPGIEMKQYPQEIAKILQTHGFTVIPLNVTEISLQIGDIRTTNTVLLGGLSAIFPVNDLCIWKKAVEKILAGKNLSQNLIAFEAGRRYVESLPSPMESKFPWA
- a CDS encoding OFA family MFS transporter; this translates as MNNIRKAWTVVIAGFGVNLTLGFLYSWGVIASTLSDQLGWSAFQTQIPYMVASILFALSMIPGGRIQDRKGPRIPLWLASALAGTGFFLASRFLSVTGLTLFFGIFFGLAMGFGYAAPTPAAVKWFHLQNRGLISGIVVSGYGLAPIYIAPLSHFLLSRYGIEGTFIIFSLLLTTILFVLSLLLTNPPPSFSPVLLSFGRKIILPTTRDYSVTEMMRTKTFLKLWVLFFLGTFSGLLVIGQMSKIAQEVAGIEQGFLSVMFYALANFLGRLSWGSLSDRIGRIKSLLITFAIQAGIFFVFEKMTNPTLLLFAKSCVGFTFGGMLALFPALCADFFGLKNLGLNYGILFTAWGVGGVIGPFIGGFSRDLTGSHTLSFLISGCASVLGIIVSIFLQRSQHPKQVF